The Solea senegalensis isolate Sse05_10M linkage group LG18, IFAPA_SoseM_1, whole genome shotgun sequence DNA segment CATCTGCGTAATATACCCGAaaccatactgtatattacttGACTATTCAGGTGCACTGGCCATGCTCGTGTGAACAGGAATCtaattttctcctctgcagtttcACAAATGGCTTCTAATGAGGAACAACAATGTTAAAAACCAGCTCCCTGTGCGTTAccggattgattttaaaatgattttatttgccTTTAAATGCCTCCTAATCTTGCCCCTCCCTATCTTTGTGATCTGCTCCAGCCTTATGTTCCCTCAAGGCTGAAGCTTAGGCAAGCCCCCAcacttcttgtttttaaatctcattgaaaaacacaattattttcattggCTTTAAACCCAGAGTGAGTCGTTTCTTATGTGTGTTTTagcttattttcttatttttattatgtattgtttttaaatacttCTTTTATTCGTTTACGACCATATAGTGAATGGTAGGTGTATCTGGGGAAgagcttgtgtttttaaacacaaatggAGCGGTGAGGGTGTAGCACTAGTACCCGTCCTTCCCCTGCAAAACCCACGCGGCTCAGTTTTCTCCCTCACCTCTGAGAAAGAAGAACAGGATCTGTTTGAGCATTGCTTTGTGGATCTCCGGGTGGGTGATGGAATTGAGcagcttcctcttctcctcattGGTAAAGATGAGCTGACCGAGCTTCTGCCTGTCGATCTCCCCGTTCTCTAGTAGGATGTCGGGCCCAAAGTGGTAGACGATGCGAGTGTAGGCAGGAGTATGTGGCTCCACAACTGTTAGGAATCATCACggaattattttaattaacaaattgaCTTGACACTTTTAAATGATTGATGCAGCACAAGAAGTAATAAGCAAACGCTATTACTTACTataaggtgtaaaaaaaaaaaaggcaaaccaataaattaaatatcGGAGGGAAAAAGAtggatatatttaaaaaaaaaatgaacagacTCATTAAGCACCTGTATGTGTAATTAAAATATGAactattcatttatattttctcCTACGTGTAGCTGTGCACTCATCACCTACTTCGACTGTGACCTTTTATTCCTCAGGACTTAAGTAAAACATTGTGCCTGCAGTCAGCAGAGACGGAACTTTGTGATTCATGCACAGTCTTGAAGGATTTAATCAGCCTCCTACAGGCCTAACCTCCTCATGTTCATTTCAGAATTGAACTGGAATGTttgaataattataataacaatgacaGTAAATCTTATTGTTAGGCCAAGCACAGTTTGGACCTTTTGATGAATCACAATCTTCAAACCATGGTTTACCAGAGGAGGCTGACAATGTTGATTGGTATTTTAACTGAATTAGTATTCAGCAGGTACATGTGAACAGTTTGCAGGAGAAAAGATGTTCACCAACCTTTCCTCGCAACAACATCGGCATCTATAACTGGGCACCCAAGCTCCCGCAGCATCGAAGACACTGTGCTTTTCCCTGAGGAAATGCCTCCTGTCAGCCCCACCAGGAACATCTATGAGGAAAGGATGGAGACGATAAATAAATATTAGTGTTACTAACGCTCTTGATGGTAAATTTACACAGAAAtaaccaaaaccaaaaatatGCATTGAGACAGTCGGTTAAAACAGAGCAAATTAGTaaatgacagcaaaaaaaacctaaacaaactacacaaaagaaaagaaagaaacccaACTCTTACAAGTTGAAATAACCACAGAGAATAACATCGGATAATTGAACATGATGACTTTCATTCAAGCAAAGCTTACATCAACAATGACATCAAAGTGTGAGCAGCATGATGAAAGTCCTTAGATATTCTTCATTTTCCTAATAACTTCCAGCAGGCTACACATTGAGAGGTgtatgctgccctccacagttccaGGTTGTTTATCACTGTTCGAAGGTCTTAATCTAAAGTTCTTCAACACAGTCCTTCAAAAAGTAGagcacagttcaaagtcctTCAAGGGAGTTCTTCTTTAAAAGTTGCATCATTTCATATTCTCCCATATGGTCCAGTTGCAtgaaaaaaatccccaaactACCTTAACGGCATGGTTATAATTTGTCACCTACCTCCACCTCATCCCTCCTGACAGAGGGACCTCCTGCCTGACTTGATTTCATGCACTCATGTGGTTCCTGTGGGTCATGGTTCTTCAGCCCCAGGAACCTCATACCTGCTTCTGACACAAACTTATCTAAGACTCTTTCTTAAGCTTCTTTGAGTGTCcaaaaaagtgctatataagtataacgtattattattattattattcataataatattaaGAATAATATTAAGATCCTTGTCCTCACAAGATTCCTTGTCCTCACATCCAGCACATTTCCACCTTACTAGATACTTTCTTAAACTTCTCTTTCCGAGAACTCAGCACACATATCAAAGATCACACCTTTATTCACATTCTAttgtggaataataataattgctttTCCCTGCCTGAGATGCTACTCACTCAGATCACAAAAAGAGCTACTTTTTGAGCGGTTTGTAAAAGACCTCCCACGTCTATCCCTtcatcaacacattttaattattcaacCACTTACTTTACTTGAGTACTTGAGTTTCTAAAAACTTGGTTAAATTGTAAAAACCCCTCACCTAAAATGAATTAAGAACAAATGAGTTAGctgtaaaatatattattaagtATTACTTGTTGATGagtcacttaaatgtttcagctgATACATACGGGGCTTTGTAATACTCGGTatacttattttgaaaacagttaAGCACCCTTATTTGTTTGTTGACTGCCATGTGTATTCATAATTTGAATCCATTAGTAGCTGGCCAGTCAGCAGataaatgtaattaatgtaaTGAAAAGTTGAATTTCCAtgacaaatacatacatacaatctTAACTAACATTGGTAAATGATACCAATATAGCCACTTAGTATATTTCTAGTTGGGTATGTGAAGTACAGTGTGTACTGTACTGGTTTAGCAAAACGCCCTCTGCTGTGGAAGTTTTGAACTACACTTGTGTTTCTTGGCCAACTGTAGGACATGGGAGCCAAACTGGTCTGACTAGAGTCACCTGTCAAGTAATTCTTACCTGAGGCCAACATGAATGAACCCTGACAGTCTGACAGCCTTTAAACACCAGAATCAACTCAAGTTTCAAGTTTTTATTGCTGCAGTAAAATGCAtccatgctgttttatttattcattgattgTCTTCACCTCCAGGAACATAGCAAATGAGCAGGGAAACAGAAATTATTACGAATCACTGTTGGCATTAAATTGAATGGGAGCAGCCAAATTAATCAGTTGGTATTGAAAACAGGCAGAAGGGGTGCCGCcacaaaacactgtcaaaaatCTATGCCTAATTATACAACTAAACTGCAAGTACTGGTATTATCACAGCAAGGTGATTGTGCTGTGATTTGGTCcaataaaacaaacttgaaaAAGCTACATGTCGTTCAGAATAAGGCAGCTATATTAGGCCACATTATACTCTTAGGCCAAATGTATCTACCATATATTTTATGTTCCGTTTATGTATTAAAGGTATTAAAACATGTCTGATAAAAATACAGAGTCAGTAGGTTTATTATTAACTTATTTACTGTAGTATTCATTTGGTCCGtttggtcagaaaatgttgaaaaatgctgattagtgtttcccaaaccttgtaATGCTGTTTCTCGTTTTgtctcaaaacaaacactttcatttttaatgatttctttgtcaaatggagcaatgaaccagaaaatattcacatttaagatgaaaaatcagaaagcttgtgttaatgattaaaacacgattatcaaaatagttgacagttaatttagtcattaattaatcaattaatcaaataacCACTGCGGCCCTAATCCAGTATATTATGACACTTATTGAGCATTGGTAGCTTTTATAAATTCATAACTGTTTATACAAGAAATGTAGTAGATAAATATCTAGTTTACATAATtgctgattttgaaaaatgttatgTCGGTTTTATGAGCCATTATCCCCATTAGTTATGTGTATTTGTAATTTAGTGCGTTTAagataaaatgtatataaattaAGATGAAATGAACGAGGTGTTGGTCTGATGTTGGCTTTCAtgtgcagaaatgtgtttttataaataagcTGTCCATTTTGTTTGGATGAATGACAGGTTACGTGCATTACACTGTTGGCAACACACATGGGATCcagacaaacaaagcacaaacaaacaaaccttgtAGACGTGAGAGCCTCCTTATATGAGCGTGGTGAACATGCAGGGAAAAATCCGAGTGGAGTCACAGTAGTTGGACTGCTGCAGTAAACAACCAGGATTGCTAACAAGCTAACGTTAGCACTAGTGTCAATCACGTTGAAACGACCAGAAACACTTTAAGAGACGAaattgcagccattttgtggTCGTTTAAACAAACGTGCAGGCAGATAATTAAGTATTCGTCACGGTCGTATCAGTGGAAACGGTTTCTACAACTCTTTAAATTGTACCTACTTACGCCCTAGCATCTTAGCTCTGTAAGTGTCCCCTCAAAAATCTTCCTACCTCCCTGACTATTTTTGATCTTAGTTCCGCTCAGAAAAAAAACGTCTCTTTATTCAGCAAAAGAAATATTTGCATTAAATTTATAGACATGACAgtttcatggaaaaaaaataaaataaacacaccgTTTTGTGTCctgaagtaaaatgtaaatacaatgtttttttcttgaacaGAAATTACtataaaaataacttttacaAGTCTATTATCCAACATGGAAATATCAGTCTTCTCCTTTTTGATCTGTATTTTGCTTTCATGACGAGGTTTCAGGAAGGATGGAACCACTGTGTGAATGTTTGGACCTTTTTCCTCTGTGGATTGTTTCACCTCCGTTCTGCCCTTCCTCTCGCTCCAGTCTGCCTCTTTTAACAAAATGCTCGATCCTGGACTCAAGACTCTCGCAGACCGGACGCTCCAGCAACGGTTTGTAGCTCTTGCACCTGCTGCCTTCTACCAGCCAGCAATGGTTAGAGGGTGCTGCACCTGTGGATACAGAGAAGTGGGAAAGAAACATGATTGTGAATAAACATATGTAAAGTTATTCAAGTGACAGATTTGCATGATGGTTCAAGTCTAAGCAAGAAATATTAGAATGCTCAAGGAGGGAAAGCTACAAGAGTGGGAAGATAGAAGGTTGCAAACTTTTACTTCCCATCAACTGtctgattattttatatttatatattatatttggtGTTGTTACTCAAACACACTAATATAAAACtaatttaaattgtgtttgattattttcatatttgacgatacatttagtaatcgattgaGTGTATAATTGTTGCAgctgtaatatttatttatatacacttaaaaaaaagcatgaatatAAGCATTTACAATGATCTGCCATATCATGGTGCTGAAAAATAAttcataatcataattatttATCATGATGCTTTGAGGGTGTTGTCATGACAACCCCTGTCCTTTACACTCAGAAATGTTTCCCACAAACAAACGTGTTTGCTGCGTGTTGCACTTTGGGATGAAACGGATTACACTCAAATGAATGATATCTGGAAAATATTGCAATTTTTTGGACAATTATTACAAGATTATTGTGATATAATCTTTTTAGTGAGActtacatttcacacactgagAAATGGACTGAAAAGGTAGGAGGATTACCACATGTGGTACCATAATGATATTAACCAGTGTATACGTACTGTAACCATGCTGTATAACATTTATCCTAAATTGCAGCTTTTACAATTTGTTAATTACATTGTTACATTCAGCCCTAGTTTACGCAGATTTTGAGGTTATTATAATTCAGTGGTGATATCACTGATCACTAATCTCACTCTCACCTTTCGCCTCCAAAGCCTTGATCATCCCATGTAGAATGTGGGTCTTTACTGCAGTCTGTGTCcagtgctgctgcagagcagcCAGAATGTGGTTCACCTCTTCGGTCTCCTGTTTCCAGCTCAAACCATCAAAGTGGCAGTCATGCAGAATGAGAGGATAGTCCACTGCCATGCTAGcaacaagaaagaaaatgttattgATTGCATCGACATCAATATTTCCTAGAAGTGGTATTTAAATTACCTGTACTGGGGCTTCCTTGGGTTATTCTGAACATCCAGCAGCTGATCAATTATCTCTGGGGCTTCTAGTTTTTGCCCTATCAGGAGAAGCAAGGCCATCATGCATCGTACCTGTGGTGTTATGCACAACAAATATGGCATAGGTCAGTCATAAAAGTATTAAAGAAAATTGGCTTCTCAAAAGAGTACAGATGAATCGCAAACATTTCTGAGCTGTGAAAACCACAAATacaattagtttttattttgcaatacCTGGTGGTAAAGGAAGGCTAATCCTTTGATCTCAAATATGAAGAGGTCATATTGATCCGTGTTGGCGTCCTGCTGAGGCTGTGCAGCCTTCACTGATGCTGACAAGATGGTTCTCTGAAACTGCAGGACTCCATTGCCCACATCCATTTTGCAGAGGTTGCGAAAGTCGTGCGTACCCTCGTATCTGTTAAACACCAAGAGGGTTTCATAATCGGAGATGTAACTTTAACGAGTGACATCTGTGTTTTGCAAATTGTATGTCTTCACCCACCTTTTTGCAGCATCTGCCATCAGGGTGACATCCAAAGATCCGCGAGGGAAGTAGTACCGGTATGTGCGTGACTGACAGTCAAAGCGTGCACTGAAATCCTGTGCTACTGGTGCCCAGTCCAAGATCCTAATATCCTGGGGTAGGACTCTGTTCAGCATCTTCACGTATGGAAACTCAGAGATATCAGCTTTATTTTTGGTGCTTACATCAATGTTTTCGGGGAGTGTCACACCCACTCCTCCACAAAACTGTGTGGACCGCAGATCGATACTGATGACCTGGGGAAAAGAGAACATTTCAGCGAAAATTAATATGTTATCTATGCAGCACaatctttttcttccttttagtGAACTTACTTGGGAAAAGGCACTGACTCCTTTATCGGTGCGACCACACCGATGATAATTGGAGCTCTGTCGGTCCTGGATGAGCCGAGTTTTCAACAAAGCCTCAAACAGTCTGGCCTCAACCGTGTTCTCTGTATTCTCCTGAACTGCAAAACCCTGGTAGGCCCAGCCCATGTACGCCAGTCGCAGAGCCACATGGCGCCTGGGGTGCACTGAGAAGTCAAGAGGACGGTCCTTGTTCCCTTTCTTACCCTTCtttttgctgctgcttgtaCAGTCAGGCTTGCAGTCTGTGATTTCATTAGAATGTGGTGTCAGCTCCATGTCCTCTccagctccatttctctcccccagTTGAGACCTGAGCTTATCCACCTCTGCCTCCAGCTCCTTTATTCGCTCTGTTAAGGCCTCCGACATGCTGTATGAAACAATTTACTGATGTGAACTTAAAAATCACTTCACATAATTGGCACATCTGAAAGAACTTACATATGTATaagcacatttttacattaaccATTACATTAACACTTGTTTTACTTCCAACAGTGTTAGCACCAGTTAAACAGTATAAcctcaaccttttttttattttaaactaagACCTTTGGTTTAAGTTAGTACCTGCTCATCTGATTAAACAGCGCTTTGGCTAAATGCTAAcactaaacacaataaacacagccGTTTACATGGTATACTTAGTCAGACATTACCAAGTGCACTATCAAAAATAAGCCCGAGACTTTACCTGTTGCTTTCTGTGTTGACAAAATGCTCATAAAACTCTGCTTTTCAGTCACTCTTCGCCTTTCATGGCGCACGCGTGCTACGTTATGTGCTGGTTCCCGGTTTGCTAAAGCCGGACCAATTTTAAGGTCGGACACACTTCCTGTATCTGGGAAACGTAGTTCAGTATTTtgttaaacacaaaacaactagtagtagtattagtagtagtaggatacttaaaacattttcaagaaagAAAACCCCCAGAGACATCTGTCTTCTAATTGGTAGGTACTGAACATCATAGGCCACGTTAACATTAGCAGTCACATTGTTAAATATCCACATACTCTGCATGGTCGCATGTCAGATATATATAAGTTCTAGGACCACATCCATGGTGGGtggatttctgtgtccacacaacCCTGGAATAATTATATCACTGCCGTCTGGTAATCTGAACATAATCATATGAATCATATGCTTGGTGTTAAAATTGTTCAGAAAACTAAACTATTAGTTTTTGGTAGTGGCAAGTATTTAGTAGATGTGTAGATCTGGCAGAGAATTTAAATACATTGAAATGACAGTCAGAATGTACCTCACAATGAACATAATCAACAATATGTGCACTATTACTTTACAGCAGGTGTTTTCAGTgtcatattttataataaaattagctAAAAAGTTGCCACTGATTTGAGAAGGTGACTCTGCACAGCCCATCAGAGGGTTTGATAGTTTTGCCGTTTTATGtccacacacaagcacacactgaCCAACACTCCAAACACTTGGAACAGGAAGGTAAGCTTGTATAAGCTACTGGCAGCAGATGAACTTCAACACTGGTCAAAAGGTTCTTTAAacttctttttccccctcacagcAAATTCTAATTAATTCTGTATTTCACTACCTGCGGCAGACAGAATGAGACAGGCTTCATTG contains these protein-coding regions:
- the pus3 gene encoding tRNA pseudouridine(38/39) synthase, coding for MSEALTERIKELEAEVDKLRSQLGERNGAGEDMELTPHSNEITDCKPDCTSSSKKKGKKGNKDRPLDFSVHPRRHVALRLAYMGWAYQGFAVQENTENTVEARLFEALLKTRLIQDRQSSNYHRCGRTDKGVSAFSQVISIDLRSTQFCGGVGVTLPENIDVSTKNKADISEFPYVKMLNRVLPQDIRILDWAPVAQDFSARFDCQSRTYRYYFPRGSLDVTLMADAAKRYEGTHDFRNLCKMDVGNGVLQFQRTILSASVKAAQPQQDANTDQYDLFIFEIKGLAFLYHQVRCMMALLLLIGQKLEAPEIIDQLLDVQNNPRKPQYSMAVDYPLILHDCHFDGLSWKQETEEVNHILAALQQHWTQTAVKTHILHGMIKALEAKGAAPSNHCWLVEGSRCKSYKPLLERPVCESLESRIEHFVKRGRLEREEGQNGGETIHRGKRSKHSHSGSILPETSS